The window TATAACGAATTCCTCTTCATGGCTGGAATTAAAAAAATGTGGTATAACTATGGATGACATTATGGACGTTAGAAGGCACGATTACTCGGAACGAGTAATAAAGAACAGGTTTGTCCATGATTTATACACTGTATTTCTTTACTGTtaaacaaatataaaaatatctatATTACAGAACAGTCGAGGATTATCAACGCTGCTTTGAACAAATGTTACTACTAAACGACTGCCGTTTTAAACGATACGCTTTTCTTGCTGAAGGCATCGACGGACCTAAAGAATATCATCCTGAATCGATAAGAGTAACTAAACGAGGAAGGCCTCAATTGCTTTATTCCGAAAATCCTCGTATATCTctgttcctcaatcgccaacagaTTCTTGAAGCAGTCCCCAGTGATCGTCGTGAAAAAATGCGGGATGTTCTTGAAGCAGATTTCTTACGGTATATCAAAATGTCCATCGTCTCTTCAATTTCCCTTTACCCATTCAGATTCTAATAATTCCAGAGACAATACAGAGGAAACAGGGAAACCACAGCATGTACGTAATTGGTATCCAAAGGAAGGCATGTGCAAGATCAACGAGAAAACCAAATGGCAGTTTCCAGTCAACGTCCAGCTTCCCAGATCCAAATGGGACAGTGAAGATGAAGATAGACTGTCGGCTGATATAGCGAAGGACCAAGACAATAATGTAAAATCGAACGATATTCCGTCAGAAAGAGGTAAAGCTTTTCTATTTACAGTttctattcttgttgtattattTAAGAACAGTTTtgagaaataaaattttttttcaGATCGGGAAACATTTTCTCCACGTTCAAGCATGGTGGAAGAGGATGTTGCTAAAGATAAGAAGATCATCAATGATGATAATGAATCTTCTAGCATCGCACAGGTCGAGGATGATACCAGAGAAACGACACCTCCTTTATTACAATCAGCAGGAAACGAAAAGTTGGCGTCAGAATACGAGCAATTTATGAAAATGGTTTGCACAGATATTCCTGGATCAGAAGACTTCTCTCCTAAGGCAGTCACAGCTAAATCTACTTCTCCTTTAAGTTATCACGAGTTTAATATAGAAACTAATCTGCCAGAAGACAATAACTTCACCTTTGAGGAGCACAAGGTACCTGAGAAATCAGATAAGGGTGATACAAGTAAAGCAGAAGAAAAGTTCAAAGGTAACGATAATCGTCAAGCTGTggaaaaaattacaaaaatcgTGGATGATCAAATCTCTTCGAGTAGCTCCCATGTTGAAGTACAGAAACGTACGGGAGAAAACAAGGAATTTCACGATAAAAGCGATTCTGAGGATTCCAGGTCGATTCCCAGTGACTGGGAAAACGTTCAAATCAAAGTAGAACGTTTAAGCGACGAAAATTCTGATTCTAGAGaggtaaaaaagaagaaaaagcgaAAAAAAATGACTTCCAGTAGTGAGTCGTCCAGTTCGTCGAGTTCTTCAGATTCTGAggaagagaagaagaagaagaagagaaagcGAAAGTTATCGAATGACGATTCGAGTTATTCGGACTCGGATAGTAGTGAAAGCAGCAGCAGTAGTAGTGATTCTTCCAGTTCTGACGATAAGCggaagaagaaaaggaagaaaaagcgAAAATccgagaagaggaagaagaaagcAAAACGAATAGCCAAGACGAAGAAAAAGCGAAGAAGAAAAGTAAGTTCCGATTCCAGTAACAGTGACTCTTCCGAtggtaaaagaaagaaaaaaacaatTAGTAAGAAATCGAAACAGAAATGTGAGTACACTGAAAAGCAAAACGATGAAGATATAATAAAAGCAATTGAGAAGTCACCTTTGGAGTGTCCATCGCCAAATAGTTCAAAATTGATTCGCTCTCAAGTTCCAATAAAAAAGATTAAAGAAGAAGTGAAAGTCGAGTCAAGAAAGAGATCAAGCGAGAAGCATGATATCTGGAATAAAGAACAGGAATTAACATGTAACAAAATTCACAAAGATGAAAAGAAGAAAAGCAAAATTGAGGAGAGATATTTGGAAGAGTGGGAAATGGATCCTGGCATAGAAAAAATAGAGAATCCTGAAGTAGAAAGTATTCGAAAAGTGGAGAAGAAGGACGAACGAAGTAAGGATGAGCGAATTAAAAAGGACGAACGTTTTAAGGAGAAATGTTCGAGCGTCGGTAAAGAAATTGTACAAGAGAATACAAATATAGAAGAAGACAGCGATgctaagaagaaaaagaagaaggatAAGGAAAAGATAAGTAGTAATGAATTTTTAGCTGATTGGGAGAAAGAAAGCGAACGAATGTCGAAGCAGAAGAAAGAGAAATGGGGCGAAACAGATTTCGATACATTAAATGTACCATCTTTGACTCAGCTCGAGAGAGAAGTAAGTAAAAGACAGCTACTAGCAGATGAATGGGAAGTTGACAGTTTGGAAGCTGTGCCAGACTTAACGATCAATAAGAGGAAATCCTCGCGCTCTtcaaagaaaatagaaaaagaagttcgatacgataaaaagacagaTACGTACATATCAATAGAGAAAGAAACTTCGAGAGAGTGCAAGAAGAGGCAGGATCGGCTTTCTGCGATGAGAAtctgggaagaagaacaagaagAGGGAGAAAGAGAAGCTATGATGCTTCtgcaacaaaaaaataaaagaaagaggGATGAATGGGATATTGAGGAAGAACCATTTTTGCGGAAGAAAGATGAGAGAAAGGAAGATATTGAAGATAGTATTCCTTCGATTGATAGTGTTCATAAAGAAATAAATGCAGTCAGCGATGATATAGACGCGTCAATAAAACATGATGCGATCGCCGCTAAAAGAAGTAAGAAGAGTCGTTGGGATATAGCATCTCAGGCTGAAGAAAAAATAGAGCTTAAAGCTCCTGTTATGTGGGAAGAAGAATGTGCAGAATGGGCGAAAATAAACAAATTCGAACATAAAAGCGATAAAGTGTTGTTAGAGCATTGTGACTCAATTTTATCTCAAAGCAAAACACTGGACCAAGATGCTAGCAATGATCAGCAATCAAGAAAATCTACATCAAAGAGTTCAGATATTATAGATTTATTTGCGCGAAAATCTGAAAACGTGGATTTATTAAAATCATCTTGGTCTTCAGAAGAACCAACGAGAGGCAAATCACGAGGAAAAGGTTTAGAGAGTGATTCTCAAAGAGATATTTTCTTCGATAAGGCAAAGGAACAATTACCTGTAGCAATTACAAAGGAGCAACAATCTGTTGAGCAACTAAAAGATATATTTGAAATAGATGTAACATTAACAAAGAAAAACATAGAATTGTACAGTCCTAGTTCTCCAGCACCATCCCAGAAGTCTGAAGAAGAAACATTTAATGATGGTAACTCAGCCTCTTTAAATCTTAGGGAAGAAATAACGCAAGATGTATTAAAGAAGGAAGCTTCGATTAAATCTGACGAGGAGTCGATTTCTGCTTCTAGCATACCTCTCCAGATAAAGTATAGAGAAGGTAAGTATACAAAACCAATAGTGACAAAGGATGAGTTCGAAGAAATTTTAGGTATACAAACAGAGGAGCTGAAAGCTTCAGAAATTTCACCCAGTAATCTTCCAATTAATGAATCACGCTCTGACTCTATTAATTACAAACCTTTATGTATGGACATATTTGCTGAATATGAATCTGAAGAATTACGAGGTAGATCTAGCAATAAAACTTCTGAAGCAGTATCTTCTACCAGTACCAAAGGAGGTGAATCTAACGAAGGAAAAGCAGCACTTAAGCTCATTCCTAAACAATTGCTTGTTCGCCGGAATAACGAGCGTGTAAAAGCGAAACTGATCTCAGACGATCCTTTACAACATGCTGCAGCTCTTTTAACTATCCAGAAGAAGCTTCGAGAGTCGCATGCTATGAGGAACGATATAAAGCATGCCTCTTGCGAAGAATCCACGAGTGAGTTTAAGATAGAATGTGAGAAAACGACTAATATCGATGCATCTGTTGTTGATATTATACCAAAACAACAGACAACCATTACCGACGTCAAAGTAGATTCCAAAGATTTATCCATTACTGTTAAAACTTCAATCACGACGAAATCAGAATCCCCAGGATCTGTGAAGCTCGATTTTGATCGTGTCGAAGAGTATAAGTCAGCTGATAAAGATATTAGTAAAATGGAGGAGCTCAAGAAATCTAAACCGTCTAGTAGTAAAGACATTAGCGATACAGAATCTCAAATTAGGTCACCTAGTAGGGAGCAGAGAAAGAAGAGTCCTAGTAAAAAGGACAATGATAAAAGAGTCAGTGACCGTATGAAAGAAAAGAGGGACAAGAAATTCGATGACAGAGAAAGGAGCGATAGAAGGGACAGCAGAAGTTCGAAGGACTACACCGACAGTAAAAGGAGGTCTAGTCCTTCGAGCAGTCGcagtagaagaagaagaagtgtcagtccacacacctcttGGGAGCGGGAAAGGAGCCGTAGCGAAAGTCATAGTCGTAGTTGGAGCAGAAGTAGAAGTAAAAGTCCAAAGAGGAAGGACGATGCAGTCGCCTCATCGAGTAAGGAGAAACGACCAAGTAGAATCGACGAAGAAAGATTTGGAAGACCCAGAACAGATGACAGGAGAGAAAGGTTTACGAGGAGTCCTCCTCGATCTAACACTGCCTTATATAATAAAGGTTCTTATAATTATAAGTTTTCTAAAATTATAAATGAACAATGTTATATATTCTTATTATTTCCAGATCACTTTAAGAAGTATGGTTCCACTAAAGAACGAGACGATTGGAGTAGGAGAAAATATGATTCCATGGAAAGAGATCGCGATAAGGAGGGAAGATCGTATGATCCTATGGAGGTTTTAAGAGAGAGAAACATAGATTCTGACAGGCATAGAGACGGTAGATTCCGAGGAGATGATACAGATACATCCTTCTGGCCATACGAATCGGAAAATGTACCACGAGAGGGAAATGAGTCGTTGGACTCCTACCAAAATGGTCCAGAATTGGATCTGGATTATGAGGAAAAAACATATTATAGAGATGACAGTATCGAAAGGGATATTATGGAGGGCCCTCTTCGTTCAATGTCAAAATACAAGCAAAGGTATTACTTATACCTTAACTTTTAAACTAGCATATTTTCTTTTAGTTTAATCTCTCTAGCTATCATGCCTTTTTCCTATAAATCACTTTTTGAAGCCTTCATTAAAAATCATTCTACTCTGTTATCAGGAGGAGTAGATCTGGCACGAGAAGAGACAGGCAATGGGAAAAGGAAAGGGAATCATTAGATACAGAGAGACATCGAAGATCAGATAAACTGCCACCACCACCAAGAGGTCGCTCGCCATCTCGAACTCGACGTTCACCCCCTAGATCATCGCATGAACGTTTCAGACGTGGATCCAGATCACGATCGAGATCCTGGTCGAGATCAAGATCACGTACGAGATCAAGATCCAGATCCAGAACGCGTTCACGTTCTCGATCGACGTCGAGATCTCGATCAATGCGTTCTAGGTCGAGGTCGAGGTCCAGATCTGGATCGCGATCAAGGACCAGATCTACTTCAAgatcaagattgaggagtccTGATCATAGCCTGAGAATGGCAGAAAGATTACGAACTTCCAGGTAAATTTGAAACAATAGTGTTCTTATAGTACAGAGAGTAAACATTTTGATTGTTTACTTAGATCACCATCTGTGGGACGAGGCAGAAGCACCGAGTGTCTAAGAGAAAGGAAGGACGAGGAAAGGGGTAGGCGAATAGAGACAATCGTTCAATCTGTGTCTGGATTATCTAGAGACTCGAATATGTTAGACTCGGATATGCACATTAGCGATAATATGGAAACGGTGGCATCTAGTTTTCAATATGCGAATGAAAATGAAGTTGGAAACGAGTACTACTATAGTGAAAATAATTTAACTTATCCTCCATGCATTGATGACTCAACAAGTTCTCCAAAACGATTATCTCTCGACGATAGGTAACTATATAcactaaaaatattaataagatgTTCCTACACTTTATACCTTAATCACTACATTTAAATTGTAGGCTTGAACTTGAGTTGGGGATTAAAAAACAACAAGACAGTAGCACAGGAGTCCAAAACGATTATCCAGATAACTTCAATTCCACCGTATGTTATTCATCGCCgccacagcagcagcagcaaatgCTGTATCGTCAACAACCTACGGTTTTACAGGTATGTGATTGAGAAGATAAGATAAAGGAATAGCATTTacagtttatatttttatattaaatattacatAGGTGGGCAACGTGTTGCAAGTCGTTCCCGCAGATTTCAACGGAGTTCCATCAGCTCGCAGAGAGCCAACCAACTCTCCTGCCGCTCCCATGGTGCGAGGTTCTAGCCAAGTTGTTCGTGTAGGTAATGTCCTTCAAGTAGTTCCGACGTCTTTAGACTGGAGTGGTGGACAACCCTCGTCAGTAGAACAACCAGCAGGAATGATGTATTCTGCGACAGCTCCGCAGCCTTCTCCTGTTCCATCAGCCCCCATATCTGTACCTGTTCCAGTTCCTGTTCCCATGCCAGTGCCTGTTCCATCAGCGATTAGTTCATCCACGCCCGTGTCTACTTTATCCCCAGTCCCATTACCTCTATCTGTTCCTGTACCAGTCCCAGGGCCAGTGCCAATTCCTCAGGTTGCGGTACCGCAAACGACGTTCCCCAGAGCGGAAATAGTGCTCCCTAGTAAGTAAACTAAAAGTTATTTGCCTTTAAAACAGATCTTTCAAGAACCAAAATTTTAGTGCATCTGTTACTTGTAGAAGCGCCACTTCAACCAGTGTACAATTATGAAGCTATCCTGGAAACTCGTCGCAAAGAGAAAGAAGAACGCAAACGGCTGCGTGAGATGAGAAGAAAGGAGAAGGAACGTAGGCGAATAGAGAGGATCAATCGACGTGCTCTTCGCCTGCTAGAAAAGAATAACATGCGTCAAGCAGACAGCCAGCAAAAGAGCTTGGATTCATCAGTTCTGAAGGCTCTTCGGGAGAGCGAAGAGCAGACTGAGACTGAAGAACAGCAACCTATTTCAATGGCATCTGAGAAGGAAGAAGAAGCTTCGACTGCTGCGACTTCTGTTCCAGCGGAAGAGGAGGAAGTTCCTGGCGACGAggatgaagaagaagaggaagaggaggagCCTGAGGTGGAAGATGacgaggaggaggaagaggaacCGGAAGATGatgaggaagaggaagaagaggatGAAGAAAAGGCTGCATCAAAAGTGAACATTCGTCGAAACGAAACAGAAGAAATTACTCCTACGCCTACTAGCGAAGAAAGTAAAGCCGAAGTCGAAATGGAGCCTCAAGAATGGCCAGAGTTGCCTCCGCCACCTTTGAAAGGAATCTTAGTTGCATCAGGTTTTAGGTAATTAACGTTTCAAACAAAAATTTGTATTTGTAATTATATcaattttgttttatattttacattttcattgTAGGAGAAGCTTAATTCCCAATGGTAACCTAGATGATCTATCCACTCCCGAAAATGACAGCGAGGATAATACAGACAAAGAAGGTGTAGAGATGGACAAAAGCAATGATTTTAAAGATGAAGCTGGTGATACCAAATTGTGCAAGTCGAAGGCTCAAACCAAGGCTAAGTCTAAATCAATGAAGTTAAACAGGAGGAAACAAAGGAGCAAGAAATCAGTACAATTCGCGGATGGAATCAAACCTGGAGAAGGAACCAGTCCCAGTGGAGGCGAAGGCGATATGCCTTCACCTCCGCCACCTACATCCGTGATCACGCGAGATGGAATTCGCGAAATTCGAAGGTCCAGCTCTAGAAAAAGTAGGAAGCAGGAAAAGAGAACTAGGCCGCCAAAAGCGAAGAAAAAAGTAAAGGTTTGTTGCTTTGTATTTAAAGAGAAGCTTTTTCTTCATCAGAAAGTTTTAGAGTTTAATAAATGGTATTTGTCAGGTCAAGATTATAAAATTGAAGAAGCCACGGGTCACTCCATTAACAGCGATGATGATGGACGATTCAGACGAACTGGATGATCGTTCTCCACCTCCACCACCTCCAGGTTCTCCACCACCGCCGCATCTTTGGCCAAGTTATCTTTCTGCTTATAATTCCACGATACGTAATAATGAAGTTCAAGTGGCAACGCCAACAGCTCCAGCGACTGTTCAAGCTCCTCCACCGCCCACGCCGTTGCCTCTTCtagttcctcctcctcctctgaaTTACACGATACAACCTTGCAGTAAGGCGTAAGGCTTCTCTCGTTGATTTACGCTGTTGTATAACATTTTTAGGTTGTCGAGGGTAAATTGTGATTGAGATAAATACTTTTTGGAGTAGAACTGACTTCGAAGTATTTGGCGGTAGTCAAAAGAAAGTTTGAAAACgatatttttatatgtatatataagtaATGTTAATAGCAGACTTTACgtatatatttttgttattctTTTCAGCTTTCTTTCTGCCTTGTTGTGTTTAGAAGTGATTTTTGTACAAATGATCGGATGATCGTCTACCATTTATTTATACTTATTGTCCCTCTGTACTTTACGACGTTCTATTTAAAAAGCATCTGTCTCAATCGTAGCCTCTATTTGTAAAATGAACAGCATTACGAATATTTGATTTTCGTCGTGAATGTGTGGCCTTGATGGTGTCGCGAGATCAATCGGAACTCTGCATGCAAGAAATCTAGAGGGAAAGATAATGTATTATTACTAGTAACAATTCATCCATCGTTTTCTCGCTGTTTGTAAATATGTAGCTTTCGCTCTTCGTGCGACTTGCGATTTTGAATCATACTCCTAGGACACGAAGAGCTCTCGAGCGAGTGAATGTTCCATTGCGTCCACGTCTCGGTAGATTCGCGTTGCGTTTGATATATTTTCGATACCGAAGAGAAAGGAAAAGATTGATAACGATGGAAATTGTAAACGTAACACGAGTGTAATTTGTACAGAGCGTTTCGAAGCTGTAGGTACAAACCTAAGTAATGAAACTCATAAAAGAAAGTGAAACGTAATATACATAGGTCTATAGACTAAATGTTAttgaaatactcaatttttcgtGTTTCAATTTAAGTAGTCATAAGGGGATACTTTAGATTAAAATAGGAATTATAAAGAAATGAAAAAGAAGATGTGAAAAGCAGATAATAGGAATGGTGAATTCACAATCATTTAGAATTACAGATATTGGGAATAGATTTTGGTAAAATGTAATATGTAAATGAATATAGAGTAGAATCTTTCTACTTCTTTTTATGAGCTAAAACTATTAAGTTTGTACCTGTACAGTTTTGAAGTATGCCTATATATATGACGAGACTCGGACTTTCAACCGATTGTTAATAGCAATTACATTGTTAAAGATGTAAGGGTAACGGTAAGAGGTGAATTTATCATTGTATATTTTACACGTATAGTTCACCATAAATTGTCTTCAATTTAGGCATTAGATAGTTAAAAAAAATGGGTCTTGATGCAATTTTTCTTTGATCTATTTCATTGTTCTTTTCTTTTGGAACTTCGAGCTCATTTTATTTGCCAAAAAAAAGAAAGTTTGTACATACGCGAAGATAGATATACGATTAGAtcaaaatttcataatattAATCGTGGCGAATGAGGCaaataaaataagtaaaagTGAGAAGCTGAGCTTAATCAACCATTCTATAAATTCACTTGAGTTCGTTGTACATATCTCGATCGATCATTGTTCAGCGCGAATCGTTTACTCTTTCTGCTTTACGCGATACAATCTTTCTCGTCTTTAACGAAGAAGAAGGTTTAACTGCCCATAATATctgaatatccacaacaattttTGAAAGGTATCGATTTGTATTAAAATAAACgtaattcttttaataaattctgtATATCTCTTTATTCTGGAAGAAAATATGTTATCTCTAGATCCTGACACCAGTGAATATAGTGTAATCAATAACAAAAGTTCGTTCGGTGCAGATAAGAATTTATTGGTACAGAATATACATCACTGAGATACCGTTGATAATATTACTCACGTGGTAGATCTTCTGCATTGTCGCAGATCTCTCAAAAGAACAAATTATTTTACATTTAAGAAGGTGAAAATGAAAGTGGCCATTGTTGGAGGTGGAGTGATTGGCTTAACAACAGCTTTACAAGTACAACGCGAATTACGTAATGCTGAAGTCACTGTGTTCGCTTCTGATTTTGATAATACTGTCAGCCATGTAGCTGCTGGTATATTCCGAGTCGGATCATCTTACTGTGGACCAACTGAGAAGATAACGAGGTACCTACATGGATCAATAAAATCATCATGTGTCTAAACAATATAATGTTTTCATATACTGATTTTTTGCcaaatttttacatattttatttcCTCAGGGACTGGATACGAGATTCGTACGACTACTATGATGACATAAGAAAAACTCAGGAAGCCTCCTTCGCTGGAGTGACCAGTATTTCTGGTTACATCTTTGCTAATTCTTCTCCAGAGACTGTTAAGGTTTTGTACTTCTTTTTTATCAGTATTCTTTATATCCGAATATTATTGTTTCTTCTATTTTGTAATAGAATCACTGGATCGAAGAAATAGTTCCAATTTATAGAAGAGTTACAGAAGATGAATTTGATCTTGTTGGAGGCAGCTGGAAATATGGATCCTTCTTTACGACTCTTCTCACTGAATGTAATCTCTATCTGCCATGGGCTCGCCAAAAGTAATAAATCTATATTCactgttattttttaaaattaaaaattaaagaaatctGTATACAGATTGAAAGAAGATGGAGCCAAATTGATGGTTAAAAAATTGAACTCCTTGAATGAAC is drawn from Calliopsis andreniformis isolate RMS-2024a chromosome 1, iyCalAndr_principal, whole genome shotgun sequence and contains these coding sequences:
- the LOC143188653 gene encoding uncharacterized protein LOC143188653 isoform X2, whose translation is MLLLNDCRFKRYAFLAEGIDGPKEYHPESIRVTKRGRPQLLYSENPRISLFLNRQQILEAVPSDRREKMRDVLEADFLRDNTEETGKPQHVRNWYPKEGMCKINEKTKWQFPVNVQLPRSKWDSEDEDRLSADIAKDQDNNVKSNDIPSERDRETFSPRSSMVEEDVAKDKKIINDDNESSSIAQVEDDTRETTPPLLQSAGNEKLASEYEQFMKMVCTDIPGSEDFSPKAVTAKSTSPLSYHEFNIETNLPEDNNFTFEEHKVPEKSDKGDTSKAEEKFKGNDNRQAVEKITKIVDDQISSSSSHVEVQKRTGENKEFHDKSDSEDSRSIPSDWENVQIKVERLSDENSDSREVKKKKKRKKMTSSSESSSSSSSSDSEEEKKKKKRKRKLSNDDSSYSDSDSSESSSSSSDSSSSDDKRKKKRKKKRKSEKRKKKAKRIAKTKKKRRRKVSSDSSNSDSSDGKRKKKTISKKSKQKCEYTEKQNDEDIIKAIEKSPLECPSPNSSKLIRSQVPIKKIKEEVKVESRKRSSEKHDIWNKEQELTCNKIHKDEKKKSKIEERYLEEWEMDPGIEKIENPEVESIRKVEKKDERSKDERIKKDERFKEKCSSVGKEIVQENTNIEEDSDAKKKKKKDKEKISSNEFLADWEKESERMSKQKKEKWGETDFDTLNVPSLTQLEREVSKRQLLADEWEVDSLEAVPDLTINKRKSSRSSKKIEKEVRYDKKTDTYISIEKETSRECKKRQDRLSAMRIWEEEQEEGEREAMMLLQQKNKRKRDEWDIEEEPFLRKKDERKEDIEDSIPSIDSVHKEINAVSDDIDASIKHDAIAAKRSKKSRWDIASQAEEKIELKAPVMWEEECAEWAKINKFEHKSDKVLLEHCDSILSQSKTLDQDASNDQQSRKSTSKSSDIIDLFARKSENVDLLKSSWSSEEPTRGKSRGKGLESDSQRDIFFDKAKEQLPVAITKEQQSVEQLKDIFEIDVTLTKKNIELYSPSSPAPSQKSEEETFNDGNSASLNLREEITQDVLKKEASIKSDEESISASSIPLQIKYREGKYTKPIVTKDEFEEILGIQTEELKASEISPSNLPINESRSDSINYKPLCMDIFAEYESEELRGRSSNKTSEAVSSTSTKGGESNEGKAALKLIPKQLLVRRNNERVKAKLISDDPLQHAAALLTIQKKLRESHAMRNDIKHASCEESTSEFKIECEKTTNIDASVVDIIPKQQTTITDVKVDSKDLSITVKTSITTKSESPGSVKLDFDRVEEYKSADKDISKMEELKKSKPSSSKDISDTESQIRSPSREQRKKSPSKKDNDKRVSDRMKEKRDKKFDDRERSDRRDSRSSKDYTDSKRRSSPSSSRSRRRRSVSPHTSWERERSRSESHSRSWSRSRSKSPKRKDDAVASSSKEKRPSRIDEERFGRPRTDDRRERFTRSPPRSNTALYNKDHFKKYGSTKERDDWSRRKYDSMERDRDKEGRSYDPMEVLRERNIDSDRHRDGRFRGDDTDTSFWPYESENVPREGNESLDSYQNGPELDLDYEEKTYYRDDSIERDIMEGPLRSMSKYKQRRSRSGTRRDRQWEKERESLDTERHRRSDKLPPPPRGRSPSRTRRSPPRSSHERFRRGSRSRSRSWSRSRSRTRSRSRSRTRSRSRSTSRSRSMRSRSRSRSRSGSRSRTRSTSRSRLRSPDHSLRMAERLRTSRSPSVGRGRSTECLRERKDEERGRRIETIVQSVSGLSRDSNMLDSDMHISDNMETVASSFQYANENEVGNEYYYSENNLTYPPCIDDSTSSPKRLSLDDRLELELGIKKQQDSSTGVQNDYPDNFNSTVCYSSPPQQQQQMLYRQQPTVLQVGNVLQVVPADFNGVPSARREPTNSPAAPMVRGSSQVVRVGNVLQVVPTSLDWSGGQPSSVEQPAGMMYSATAPQPSPVPSAPISVPVPVPVPMPVPVPSAISSSTPVSTLSPVPLPLSVPVPVPGPVPIPQVAVPQTTFPRAEIVLPKAPLQPVYNYEAILETRRKEKEERKRLREMRRKEKERRRIERINRRALRLLEKNNMRQADSQQKSLDSSVLKALRESEEQTETEEQQPISMASEKEEEASTAATSVPAEEEEVPGDEDEEEEEEEEPEVEDDEEEEEEPEDDEEEEEEDEEKAASKVNIRRNETEEITPTPTSEESKAEVEMEPQEWPELPPPPLKGILVASGFRRSLIPNGNLDDLSTPENDSEDNTDKEGVEMDKSNDFKDEAGDTKLCKSKAQTKAKSKSMKLNRRKQRSKKSVQFADGIKPGEGTSPSGGEGDMPSPPPPTSVITRDGIREIRRSSSRKSRKQEKRTRPPKAKKKVKVKIIKLKKPRVTPLTAMMMDDSDELDDRSPPPPPPGSPPPPHLWPSYLSAYNSTIRNNEVQVATPTAPATVQAPPPPTPLPLLVPPPPLNYTIQPCSKA